In one Nicotiana sylvestris chromosome 8, ASM39365v2, whole genome shotgun sequence genomic region, the following are encoded:
- the LOC104235173 gene encoding protein NRT1/ PTR FAMILY 1.2-like isoform X1, producing MATIQEEENLIDYSPKSPTKGGLKTMPFIIVNETLEKVASYGLQPNMVIYLMKGYNLEAVTATSILNIWSALSHGLALLGAFVSDSFFGRFRVVAIGSISSLFGMTILWLTTMIPPLRPLPCDQFEINECNKPTPAQFFVLLFSFGIIAVGAGFVRPCSIAFGADQLDNKENPKNKRIMESYFNWYYATIGMSTLVATTLIVYIQDAFGWQIGFGIPAILMLFSVSAFLLGSPLYIKVNASESLFTGFFQVLVAAVRKRNINLHSANCGNYYHHSPDSEIQALTNSFRCLDKACIIEDPQIDINRDGSASNPWKLCSVEQVESLKSLLRVVPIWSTNIMVQLSLNQFSFSTLQIQTMNRHIFFSDFEIPAGSFSVFMVITLIIWIALYDRVFVPLMARHTGQQGGLSPVLRMGIGLVLSSAALAISAITEAIRRHIAIDQKDIYPQDGPNIASVDMSAMWFVPQYVLLGLADAFNAIGLVEFLYSELPKSMSSFVVAIFTLGMAVSGFFGSLIVNVLDSVTSYGGEISWLSSNINKGHLDYYYWLLAFFNILNFLYFLLICQYNRPQGPS from the exons atggcaACTATCCAAGAAGAAGAGAACTTGATAGATTATTCTCCAAAATCTCCAACAAAGGGTGGCCTCAAAACCATGCCTTTCATCATAG TGAACGAAACACTAGAGAAAGTGGCAAGTTATGGATTGCAGCCAAACATGGTGATATACTTGATGAAAGGTTATAATTTAGAAGCTGTAACAGCTACAAGCATACTGAATATATGGTCTGCTCTTTCCCATGGATTGGCTCTTTTGGGTGCCTTTGTTTCTGATTCTTTCTTCGGTCGCTTTAGGGTTGTTGCTATTGGATCCATCTCCAGCCTTTTT GGAATGACTATTCTTTGGTTAACAACCATGATTCCGCCACTGAGGCCTTTACCTTGTGATCAGTTTGAAATCAATGAATGCAACAAACCAACACCAGCACAATTCTTTGTGTTATTGTTTTCTTTTGGGATTATTGCTGTGGGAGCTGGTTTCGTTAGACCTTGTTCTATAGCCTTTGGTGCTGATCAATTGGACAacaaagaaaaccccaaaaataaaaGGATTATGGAAAGCTATTTCAACTGGTACTATGCTACTATTGGAATGTCAACACTCGTCGCGACAACCTTAATTGTGTATATTCAAGATGCTTTTGGTTGGCAAATTGGTTTTGGAATTCCTGCTATCCTTATGCTTTTCTCTGTTTCAGCCTTCCTTTTGGGCTCTCCTCTTTATATTAAAGTAAATGCTAGTGAAAGCTTGTTCACCGGATTCTTTCAAGTACTTGTTGCTGCTGTTAGAAAAAGAAATATCAATCTTCACTCTGCTAATTGTGGAAACTATTATCATCATTCGCCCGATTCTGAAATTCAGGCCTTAACAAACAGCTTCAG GTGTTTAGATAAAGCTTGCATAATTGAAGATCCCCAAATAGACATAAATCGTGATGGATCCGCTTCAAATCCGTGGAAACTCTGTAGCGTAGAACAAGTTGAATCTTTGAAGTCTCTTCTTAGAGTTGTACCTATATGGTCCACCAACATAATGGTTCAGTTGAGCTTAAATCAATTCTCATTTTCCACACTTCAAATACAGACAATGAATAGACATATcttcttctctgattttgaaaTACCAGCTGGCTCATTTTCTGTCTTTATGGTAATCACTCTAATTATTTGGATTGCCTTGTATGATCGTGTTTTCGTGCCACTAATGGCTAGACATACCGGACAGCAAGGAGGCTTAAGCCCCGTTCTTCGTATGGGAATTGGTTTAGTACTCTCTTCTGCAGCGCTGGCAATTTCAGCGATAACAGAAGCCATAAGGCGGCATATAGCAATTGATCAGAAAGATATATATCCTCAAGATGGACCAAATATTGCATCAGTAGACATGTCGGCTATGTGGTTCGTGCCACAGTATGTGCTTCTTGGACTAGCTGATGCTTTCAATGCCATTGGATTGGTAGAGTTCCTCTACTCTGAGCTTCCCAAAAGCATGTCTAGTTTTGTTGTGGCTATTTTCACACTTGGGATGGCTGTTTCTGGCTTTTTTGGGAGTCTTATAGTGAATGTTTTGGATAGTGTTACTTCATATGGAGGTGAAATTAGCTGGTTGTCAAGTAATATTAACAAGGGTCATCTAGATTATTACTACTGGTTACTTGCTTTCTTCAATATTCTCAActtcctttattttcttctcATTTGTCAATATAATCGTCCTCAGGGGCCAAGCTAG
- the LOC104235173 gene encoding protein NRT1/ PTR FAMILY 1.2-like isoform X2, translating into MATIQEEENLIDYSPKSPTKGGLKTMPFIIVNETLEKVASYGLQPNMVIYLMKGYNLEAVTATSILNIWSALSHGLALLGAFVSDSFFGRFRVVAIGSISSLFGMTILWLTTMIPPLRPLPCDQFEINECNKPTPAQFFVLLFSFGIIAVGAGFVRPCSIAFGADQLDNKENPKNKRIMESYFNWYYATIGMSTLVATTLIVYIQDAFGWQIGFGIPAILMLFSVSAFLLGSPLYIKVNASESLFTGFFQVLVAAVRKRNINLHSANCGNYYHHSPDSEIQALTNSFRHTGQQGGLSPVLRMGIGLVLSSAALAISAITEAIRRHIAIDQKDIYPQDGPNIASVDMSAMWFVPQYVLLGLADAFNAIGLVEFLYSELPKSMSSFVVAIFTLGMAVSGFFGSLIVNVLDSVTSYGGEISWLSSNINKGHLDYYYWLLAFFNILNFLYFLLICQYNRPQGPS; encoded by the exons atggcaACTATCCAAGAAGAAGAGAACTTGATAGATTATTCTCCAAAATCTCCAACAAAGGGTGGCCTCAAAACCATGCCTTTCATCATAG TGAACGAAACACTAGAGAAAGTGGCAAGTTATGGATTGCAGCCAAACATGGTGATATACTTGATGAAAGGTTATAATTTAGAAGCTGTAACAGCTACAAGCATACTGAATATATGGTCTGCTCTTTCCCATGGATTGGCTCTTTTGGGTGCCTTTGTTTCTGATTCTTTCTTCGGTCGCTTTAGGGTTGTTGCTATTGGATCCATCTCCAGCCTTTTT GGAATGACTATTCTTTGGTTAACAACCATGATTCCGCCACTGAGGCCTTTACCTTGTGATCAGTTTGAAATCAATGAATGCAACAAACCAACACCAGCACAATTCTTTGTGTTATTGTTTTCTTTTGGGATTATTGCTGTGGGAGCTGGTTTCGTTAGACCTTGTTCTATAGCCTTTGGTGCTGATCAATTGGACAacaaagaaaaccccaaaaataaaaGGATTATGGAAAGCTATTTCAACTGGTACTATGCTACTATTGGAATGTCAACACTCGTCGCGACAACCTTAATTGTGTATATTCAAGATGCTTTTGGTTGGCAAATTGGTTTTGGAATTCCTGCTATCCTTATGCTTTTCTCTGTTTCAGCCTTCCTTTTGGGCTCTCCTCTTTATATTAAAGTAAATGCTAGTGAAAGCTTGTTCACCGGATTCTTTCAAGTACTTGTTGCTGCTGTTAGAAAAAGAAATATCAATCTTCACTCTGCTAATTGTGGAAACTATTATCATCATTCGCCCGATTCTGAAATTCAGGCCTTAACAAACAGCTTCAG ACATACCGGACAGCAAGGAGGCTTAAGCCCCGTTCTTCGTATGGGAATTGGTTTAGTACTCTCTTCTGCAGCGCTGGCAATTTCAGCGATAACAGAAGCCATAAGGCGGCATATAGCAATTGATCAGAAAGATATATATCCTCAAGATGGACCAAATATTGCATCAGTAGACATGTCGGCTATGTGGTTCGTGCCACAGTATGTGCTTCTTGGACTAGCTGATGCTTTCAATGCCATTGGATTGGTAGAGTTCCTCTACTCTGAGCTTCCCAAAAGCATGTCTAGTTTTGTTGTGGCTATTTTCACACTTGGGATGGCTGTTTCTGGCTTTTTTGGGAGTCTTATAGTGAATGTTTTGGATAGTGTTACTTCATATGGAGGTGAAATTAGCTGGTTGTCAAGTAATATTAACAAGGGTCATCTAGATTATTACTACTGGTTACTTGCTTTCTTCAATATTCTCAActtcctttattttcttctcATTTGTCAATATAATCGTCCTCAGGGGCCAAGCTAG